ATCCTGCTGACCCAGGTGTTCCAGAACTTGATCGGCAACGCGATCAAGTTCCACGGCATGGCCGCGCCCCGCGTCCGGATCACCGTGGAGCAGAAGGGCGACGTCTACGAGTTCGCCTGCAGCGACAACGGCATCGGCATCGAGCCGCAGTACGCCGAGCGCGTGTTCGTGATCTTCCAGCGCCTGCACGGCAAGGAGCAGTACGACGGCACCGGGATCGGGCTCGCGATGGTCCGGAAGATCATCGAGCACCACGGCGGGCGGATCTGGCTCGACACCGAGGGTTCGGCCGGCGGCGGGACGACGTTCCGCTGGACGTTGCCGGTACCGTCAGCCACGGAGCCGGCCGTTGCCGACACGCAGCCGGCCACCACCGCCGTGGGCGCGGCACGAACGGAGAGCGACGCGTGACAGAGGTCGAGCCCCTGCCGATCGAGGTCCTGTTGGTCGAAGACGATCCGGGCGACGTCCTGATGACCAAGGAAGCGTTCGACGACCACAAGCTGCGCAACTCGCTGCACGTGGTGAACAACGGGGTCGACGCGCTGCTCTTCCTCCGCAAGGAGGGCGAGTTCTCCAGCGCGCCGACGCCCGACCTCGTGCTGCTCGACCTCAACCTGCCGCGGATGGACGGACGTGAGGTCCTCGCGGAGATCAAGGCCGACGAGGCGCTCCGCCGGATCCCGGTGGTCGTGCTGACCACCTCGGAGGCCGAGGAGGACGTTCTGCGCAGCTACAACCTGCACGCGAACGCCTACGTGACGAAGCCGGTGGACTTCGAGCAGTTCGTCAAGGTCGTCCGCCAGGTCGACGACTTCTTCCTAACCGTCGTCCGCTTGCCCCCCAGCGGCCTCTGACGCGCCCGCACGAAGGCCCCCCGACCCGCTTCACGGGACGGGGGGCCTTTGGGTTCTGACGTGGAGCCCGCCCAGGACGAGGCTGGCGTCCGCGCGCAAGGCCGTCAGGCTCGTTCTGGGCGGGCCGTGCAGGTTAGACGCCTATGGGTTCGGTTTTGACGGCAGCGGGCTGCTCCTCGTCGTCCTCGGCGATCGAAATCGGCCGCCGCCGGGAGACGATGACGGCGCCGACGATGATCGCCGTGGCGACCAGCGCGATCGCCAGCCGAATGCCGACGTTCTCGTCCGGCCCGGTGGAGTACGTGACCACCGCCGGGGCGACGATCAGCGCGACCAGGTTCATCACCTTGATCAGCGGGTTGATCGCCGGACCAGCGGTGTCCTTGAACGGGTCACCGACGGTGTCGCCGATCACGGTGGCGTCGTGCGCCGGCGAGCCCTTGCCACCGAACGCGCCGTCCTCCACCATCTTCTTCGCGTTGTCCCAGGCGCCACCGGAGTTGGCCAGGAACACCGCCATCAGCGTGCCGGTCGCGATCGCACCGGCCAGGTACGCGCCGAGCGGTCCGACGCCGAGACCGAACCCGACCGCGATCGGTGCCAGCACCGCGAGCAGACCGGGTGTGGCCAGCTCCCGCAGCGAGTCGCGGGTGCAGATGTCCACGACCTTGCCGTACTCGGGCTTACCGGTGCCCTCCATGATCCCGGGAATCTCCCGGAACTGACGCCGCACCTCGAACACGATGGCGCCGGCCGCCCGGGTCACCGCGTTGATCGCCAGACCGGAGAAGAGGAAGACCACCGACGCGCCGATGATCAGCCCGACGAGGTTCTTCGGGTTGGCGATGTCGAGGACACCCGCGTACTCACCGGTGAGGCGCTGGCCGGCCTCCTCGGCGGAGGTGCGCACCGCGTCGGTGAACGAACCGAACAGCGCGGTCGCCGCGAGCACGGCGGTGGCGATCGCGATGCCCTTGGTGATCGCCTTCGTGGTGTTGCCGACGGCGTCGAGGTCGGTGAGCGTCCGCGAGCCGGCCTCGTCGATGTCGCCGGACATCTCCGCGATGCCCTGGGCGTTGTCGGAGATCGGGCCGAACGTGTCCATCGCGACGATGACGCCGACCGTGGTCAGCAGACCGGTACCGGCCAGCGCGACCGCGAACAGGGAGATCACCGTGATGCCGCCACCGAGCAGGTACGCGCCGAAGACCCCGGCGCTGATCAGCAGCGCGGTGTAGACCGCCGACTCCAGGCCGACCGTGATGCCGGACAGCACGACCGTCGCCGGACCGGTCAGCGCCGTCTTGCCGATGTCGCGCACCGGACGGCTACCGACCGCGGTGAAGTAGCCGGTCAGCAGCTGGATCGCGGCCGCCAGCACGATGCCGATGAGCACCGCGATCACCGCGAGGATCCGCGGGTCACCGTCGTGGTTCGCGATCCTCTCGGTGACGCCGTCGAAGTCGGCGAACGACGAGGGCAGGTACGCGAACGCCGCGATCGAGCAGAGCACTGCCGAGATCAGCGCGGAGATGAAGAACGCGCGGTTGATCGCGGTCATCCCGGACTTGTCACCCGGACGCAGCCTGGTGAGGAACACGCCGATGATCGCGGTGACGACGCCGATCGCGGGCACGATCAGCGGGAAGACCAGACCCTGCTCGCCGAACGCGACCTTGCCCAGGATGAGCGAGGCCACCAGCGTCACGGCGTAGGACTCGAACAGGTCGGCCGCCATACCGGCGCAGTCACCCACGTTGTCGCCCACGTTGTCGGCGATCGTCGCGGCGTTGCGCGGGTCGTCCTCGGGGATGCCCTGTTCGACCTTGCCGACCAGGTCGGCGCCGACGTCGGCGGCCTTGGTGAAGATGCCGCCGCCGACCCGCATGAACATCGCGAGCAGCGCGGCACCGAAGCCGAAGCCCTCCAGCACGGTCGGCGCGTCACCGTTGTAGATCAGCACGACGGTCGCGGCGCCGAGCAGGCCGAGGCCGACCGTGAAGAAGCCGACCACGCCGCCCGTGCGGAACGCGATCCGCATCGCTACCGGGGCGCCGTCCGCCTCCCGGGCCGCCGCGGCCACCCGCACGTTCGCCCGAGTCGCCAGCCACATGCCGACGTAACCGATGAACGCCGAGAACAGCGCACCGACGATGAAGAAGACGGAGCGTCCGATGCGCACCGACATCTCGTCGCCCGGTACCGGGAGGACGAACAGGAGGATCACCGCGACGACGACGAAGATCCCTAGCGTTTTGAACTGGCGGGCCAGGTAGGCGGCGGCGCCCTCCTGGACTGCCGCAGCGATTTCCTGCATCTTCGTTGTGCCTTGGCCGGCAGAGAGCACCGCGCGCACCAAGGCGGCGGCGACGCCAAGAGCGAGTAGGGC
Above is a genomic segment from Cryptosporangium minutisporangium containing:
- a CDS encoding sodium-translocating pyrophosphatase yields the protein MEGPNLAIGGEGVELSGSNVTYVVIAAAIALLALGVAAALVRAVLSAGQGTTKMQEIAAAVQEGAAAYLARQFKTLGIFVVVAVILLFVLPVPGDEMSVRIGRSVFFIVGALFSAFIGYVGMWLATRANVRVAAAAREADGAPVAMRIAFRTGGVVGFFTVGLGLLGAATVVLIYNGDAPTVLEGFGFGAALLAMFMRVGGGIFTKAADVGADLVGKVEQGIPEDDPRNAATIADNVGDNVGDCAGMAADLFESYAVTLVASLILGKVAFGEQGLVFPLIVPAIGVVTAIIGVFLTRLRPGDKSGMTAINRAFFISALISAVLCSIAAFAYLPSSFADFDGVTERIANHDGDPRILAVIAVLIGIVLAAAIQLLTGYFTAVGSRPVRDIGKTALTGPATVVLSGITVGLESAVYTALLISAGVFGAYLLGGGITVISLFAVALAGTGLLTTVGVIVAMDTFGPISDNAQGIAEMSGDIDEAGSRTLTDLDAVGNTTKAITKGIAIATAVLAATALFGSFTDAVRTSAEEAGQRLTGEYAGVLDIANPKNLVGLIIGASVVFLFSGLAINAVTRAAGAIVFEVRRQFREIPGIMEGTGKPEYGKVVDICTRDSLRELATPGLLAVLAPIAVGFGLGVGPLGAYLAGAIATGTLMAVFLANSGGAWDNAKKMVEDGAFGGKGSPAHDATVIGDTVGDPFKDTAGPAINPLIKVMNLVALIVAPAVVTYSTGPDENVGIRLAIALVATAIIVGAVIVSRRRPISIAEDDEEQPAAVKTEPIGV
- a CDS encoding response regulator; its protein translation is MTEVEPLPIEVLLVEDDPGDVLMTKEAFDDHKLRNSLHVVNNGVDALLFLRKEGEFSSAPTPDLVLLDLNLPRMDGREVLAEIKADEALRRIPVVVLTTSEAEEDVLRSYNLHANAYVTKPVDFEQFVKVVRQVDDFFLTVVRLPPSGL